GTGACAGTCTTCCGTCATCCGGCTCTTGTCGTTGACCACTCACGCCGCGTACAAATTTCCCAATGTGCAAACAGACCGGGCCTGGCGCGCTGTATCCGTCTTAACCTATTAGACGTCAACTACCCTGGTCGATAATCGTCAACTACTCTGGCCGCCATAGGATTAGGGGGTTGACGCTCAACGGAACGATTTCACACGTTAAGCTTAAACTCAGACCCCGTTTATAGGCTCGCTGTCCGCAATCTTTTAACTATATCAACGGATATGTTACGCATAAGAATCGGTATTGACAATTGAGGGATGTCCTTATAGGCGGTTCTGGCTATTTGCCTTGTTTAACTGCACAGCTAATCGTTCCCCGGCTACGGGGTCTGAGTTGAGTAGACCTGCCGGTTACCCGGGCAGGCCCCTCCTCAGAACCGGACGTGCGCATTTCGTATTTCTCTTGTCTCTTTTATTGCGTTTTTCGTTTGTTTCGAATAACCTATTTGGTAACAGCTGCTGTAACACTAAAACTGAAATCGCACACTGAAACCATAAACTGAAATCACATATATACGCACTTACACATAAAATTATACAATCAAATCAACTGGATAACTGGAATTCTAAAATGACAAACTCAATTCTTGATAGCCTTAGCCTTCCGGCTAAAGGGGAGATTGAGGCAGCTGTACGTGGGCAAAGGGAGCTTGCCGCCTACCTCTCCACAAAAACGGAAACACAAAAAATTGCAATTCAGGACGCAGATAACATAACTCACCAGATCGAACTGCCAACGTCTTCACTGACGCTGCTTATGTCAATTTTAGGTGAACTGGCCCTCGGTAACGCGGTTCAAGTTGTTCCTGTACATGCAGAATTAACGACGCAGGAAGCAGCCAATATTCTGAATGTTTCACGCCCTCACATGGTTAAACTTCTGGAAGACGGGAAGATGCGTTTTCATAAAACAGGTCGCCACCGCCGCGTGCTTTTCGCCGATTTGATGGAGTACAAAGATCAGCGATATAGGGAAAGCAACAAAGCAATGCAGGAGTTGGCAGATCTAAGCCAGGAGCTTGAACTTTACTAATGAACTACACACCTTATCCCGTAATTTTAGATGCTTGCGTACTTTACCCGTCATTTCTACGGGATTTACTGATCCGCTTAGGGCTGACTGGGATGTATCAGCCGAAATGGTCAGCCACTATTGAGGATGAATGGCAGCGGAATCTTTTGGCAACTAGGGCTGATTTAACCCCGGAACAGATTCAACGCACCGCCACACTGATGAATAAAGCAGTTCCCGATGCGATGATTATAGATTTTGAACCGCTAATTGATAGTGTCGATTTACCTGATGTTGACGATCGCCACGTCGTCGCCGCTGCTGTTCGTAGCAATGCTGAAATCATAGTGACGTTTAATCTTAAAGATTTTCCGGCATCGGCACTTGATGCTTTCGGTATAGAAGCGTTGCATCCTGATGATTTTGTGATGGATATGTTCGATTTAAATCGCGCGCTCGTACTCTCGGCAGTAACTACGCAGCGTAGCAATCTGAGGAAGCCGCCAATGTCAGTTGATGGCTACTTAGAAGCCTTACTGCGGCAAGGCATGGCGCAAACCGTAAAAGAGTTAGGCAAGTATCGCTTGCTGATCTAGTCCGCTTAGTGGCCAATAAGGCCACTGGCTACGGTTACAGCCGATGAAGTAAGCAGTGGGCAATAGCCCCAAAAATGTACAAAAAACAGGCTTGCCGTACAATAATTTTCGATATCCAAACTGACCCCGTATTGATCGTGTCCAGGGCACGTGTTGCATCCTGCTCAGTTGTTGAAGCTCGTAAATAAGCTCTGACAAATCCTTTCGGTACTATTTGAGTTGTCATAGGGAACCAGTTCGTTTTGGGTTAGGGAAACACACCCATACAGTACCTGTTTCAGGTGGTTTGAGGGAGGCATACTCAAACAGAACCAAAGAAGAGCCACCTTCTGTGACATTGTCACCACCAAGTAATCATAAAGACAAAGCAAAGATTACATAAAGACATTACAGGTTTACTATATAAAGCACATGTAAAGACGCATTTTGATTTACGTTGTAAAATCTACGTAAAGATAAAAATATCTTTACCACCGCTTTACGTTATAAAGAATGTGGGTTATAAAGACATTGAAGTCTTTATATGAGAAAGACAACGTAAAGACACACTATCATTTACAACGTAAAGACAAAGGACATTGATATGGGCAAAATTTTACTGGTGGTTTCAGACAAAGGTGGGGTAGGGAAGAGCACCTACGTTGCAAATACAGCATCGATGCTGGTTAACAGAGCCAAATCGGTGATCATCCTGAAAACCGATAAGAACAACGATCTGTTGAGCTGGAATGAGAAACGCCAGGGGCATGGTCTTCCCATCGTTACGGTGTACGAGGCATACGGTAACGTAAGTAAGGAAATAAAACGCCTGAGCAAGCTGTGTGACGTTCTGATTGTTGACTGCCCAGGACACGACAGCCTGGAGTTCCGTAGCGCATTGACAGTATCAGATACCATGATAACGCTCGTTAAGGCTTCTTCAGACTTCGAAAGTGAAACGCTGACCAGCGTAACCGAAAAAGTCCGTATGGCTCAGAAATCAAACTCAGCACTGCAACCCTGGGTATTACTGACCAGAATAAACCCGAGTAAACCACGACACATAAAAGCCGCGATTGAACTGGATAAATTATTACGTTCAGACAGTGTCTGGATACAGCCACTGAAAACGCGTATGTCAGAGCTGGATGTGTTTGAAAGCGCCTGTAATGAAGGGGCAGGGGTGCACGATGTAAGCCGCGCATCCAGCCTGACAAAAGCGAAAGCGCAGATAGAATTATTGGCTCAGGAAATCGGGATTATTTAGTTATTTCAATGCGATAAAGTACAATTTACATTGTAAATACAACATAAAGACGATATTGTATTTACACGTATTAAGCACATGAGGATTGTTATATGGCTTTAAAACTCAAAACTCCTGTTGTTCCGGCATCAGAAGAACAGGCAACAAATGCAGAAACCGCCCGCTTTATCTCAGGCGCAAACAGGAAGCCAACGACAGGTAAAGCAAAGCTGGTGAATTTCCGTCTTTCCGAAGCCTTTGAAGATATCCTTGAGGCAGAAGCAACCAGAACAGGACAGAGCAGAACGACAGTTCTTAAAGCAGCACTGGCCGCATTTGATAACCTGGACGAAAACCAGAAAAATCACTGGTTATTGGAATCTGCAAAAATATAAAAAATGATGGAGTGCGACGAGCAACACAGCGTAAAAATGTGGCTCGATGAGCGCAGCGAGCGAGGAATAACCCCAGACGTGGACTATTTTTAGTGCTACACCAACATCCCCGACACGGTTAACCGGCAGGTCTACTCAACTCAGACCCCTAAACAAGGCGGATGCAGTAATTTCCTATTGGTAGTAATTGACGGAATAAACAGGTTGGTAGGCTATGGTTCAGGCAGTAAGAGACTCGTGGGTATGGAATGTCACTGTATATGATACCGATAGTAAAACTTATACAGACCCAGTTTCGGGAAAAGAGTATGCACTGTCCCATCTATCGGGAATCGATAATCATAGTATGAAGTTCGAGACCAAGATTGAGCAAGAGAAGGTGAAAGGAAGTATCGATGTTAGGGTTGTTTTTGATCATCATTGCTATACGAGGGAAAAGAACGCTACTGACACGCTCCCTGTGCTTGTAACTGATAAGTATGATGACGGTACGCAAAAAGAGAGAGTTTTTGATCTTTCTCGTTATGAATTTACATTTAATTTATTGAATATTATAAGAAATATTGACCATAAGCTTTGCCTTGGTAGTCGACGAAATTTGAAAGCTAACAAGGTCATTAGGGTCGAACATCGAGATAAAAGAAACCCTAGTAAAGGCACTTATATTGTGATGAAAATGAAGCGTTTTTCATCAGATTCTACGAATTTTACTTTGTATGTTGAGACATGTCATGCGAGAAACAATATGCCTCCAGGAATGGATCTTTCTAATGTTGAAAGAAAGCATATGTTGATACTTGGTGATTGGCTTAAAGAACAAAACGGCGATGTAATTGCAGAAACAAAAAAGCCCTGATAAACAGGGCTTTTTTGATGAACCTCGGCTGCGCTTCTTCAGGTGTGAACCTTATCCCAAGCGGCTGTCAGAAGTATCCTTCCCGCCAACGGACCACATAAAGTGGCGACATATTAGCACCCAGAGGATGTACCTCTAGATTGCAGCTGATGCTAAGTACAACACCAATTTATACTACTAATGATAATATTGCAAGTGGGGCACTGGAATGATACAAACGCGACCATAACAGCGGAATGACACCGGTAAACCGAAAGGCAGGAACAGGAGAGCGCACGAGGGAGCTACCAGGGGGAAACGCCTAATATGTCTTAATCGGACAACCTAAATGCGATACTGCAAGAGCGATAACTTAAACGCGATAGCCTCTGACGCTAGATCAATCCCTTACGTAAGAGTACACCTTATTTGTATTAGTCGCGACTTGATCTGACACATAACCTTGAAAGGTTGAGAGTTACCGGTTTTGATATGGGTGTCAAATCCTTATACAAAACACGAGGTAACTCTCATGCTTCAAACTACCAATCCCGTCATCAAACACAAAACAGGTTTGCTCAATCTGGCCGAAGAACTTAGCAACGTCTCTAAAGCCTGTAAAATCATGGGCGTCTCCCGTGATACGTTTTACCGCTATCGCGAACTGGCTGATGAAGGTGGAGTGGATTCGCTGATAAATCGTAGTCGTCGGACTCCTAATCTCAAGAACCGCACAAACGATGCCACCGAGTGCGCTGTGGTTAATTATGCCGTTGATTTCCCGGCTCACGGTCAGCACCGGACCAGCAACGAGCTGCGTAAACAGGGTGTTTTTATCTCAGGAAGTGGCGTTCGTTCTGTCTGGCTGCGCCACAATCTTGAAAACTTCAAAAAGCGTCTGAAAGCACTGGAAGAAAAAGTGGTTCGTGAGGGTATCGAACTGACTGACAGCCAGATCGCAGCACTGGAACGTAAAGCCTGTGATGACGAGGTCTGTGGCGAAATTGAAACCGCTCATCCGGGTTATCTGGGCTCTCAGGATACGTTCTACGTGGGGAACCTGAAGGGCGTCGGACGTATTTATCAGCAGACGTTCGTTGATACCTACTCGAAGGTTGCGCACTGCAAGCTTTATGTCACCAAAACGCCGATTACAGCGGCAGAGCTGCTAAATGACCGTGTGCTGCCATTTTATGCATCTCAGGGCCTGCCAATGCTGAGAATACTGACCGACAGAGGCACAGAGTACTGTGGCAAAGTGGAGCAGCATGATTATCAGCTTTATCTGGCGATAAATGACATCGACCACACGAAAACCAAAGCGAGGTCACCGCAGACGAACGGCATCTGTGAACGGTTCCACAGGACGATATTACAAGAATTTTATCAGGTGGCGTTCCGCAAAAAGCTGTATGGCGAGCTAGACGCATTACAATCGGATCTTGATGAATGGCTGGCTCACTATAATAATGAGCGAACCCATCAGGGTAAAATGTGCTGTGGTCGGACGCCAATGGAAACATTACTTGATGGAAAGCGCATCTGGGCTGAGAAAAATTTAAGCCAGATGTAATCTGACAGACACCTGTATAAATAACCGGTAACTGTCAGATCAGGTCTGAGCTAATACGCCTTATTGCTATAGGTAAACCTGTCCAAAAAACAGGCTTACCGTACAATAATTATCTATATCAAAACTGACCCCTTTAACAATTATGGGCTGACAAATAACCTCTACTTACATTTCCGTTCCGTTGGGATTCAAACCCCTAGATAGATGAGCGACTGGTCACCCGGCAACTTCCTCCTGGTTCCTCTGTCGCTTAGCTGCCTGAGCCATCTCCCAATCCACAGTTTCTTCTTGTCTGTTTTGGATGTGCGGTGGTGCCTGTTGTGTCCTTTTTTTCGCCTCTTTTCCCTGACCATCCAACTGTTCTCTGGTAGTTATTTTAGCTCGATCCAGCTCAGCTTTCTCTCTCGCCATCGCAGTATGTAATAATACCAGTACCTGTGGAGTGATTTTTTCTTTGATTTCTTCCTGTAGAGCCTCAAAACTGGATTTCGGATTTTTAGTTCGCCAGACTCCAGTCTGTGCTCTGGAAACCATCCTGTACAGTTCCCGGCTTTCCGGAATGAGACCCCCTTCTTTCAGGTGTGCCTTGGCCGCTTCATTTCGGCTGAGTTTATCTGCCTTTTTTGCGCGTTCATAGAAATCTGCAGCCTGGTCAGGGTTAAGCTGACTGAACCTGTCGCCGGGCAATTTCAGCGACAGACGCGCCATGATGTCCTGACGTGAATTTTCATCGCTGCCGGCAACGTCAGACAGCAGGGCGCAAAGCTTCGTTGCGGCCTCAGAATTCCATGCTGCGCCGGCAATGGCATGGGCGAGGGAGCCAACCCTGTCCTGCTTTTTATGCGGCAGCAGCGCTGATATTACCCCCTCTTTGTCGAGGTATTTGTTTTCGTACAGCAGGTGTAATAAAGAAACCCATGCCTCTGCAAGGGGAGCCATTCCTCCTTCTGCTACCCTGGCTGCCAGCAGGCTGCCGGGGTGGGCCTCGTTGACATTGCCGGGTCGGACTGCCATAGCCGCCACCGCAGGCGCGGAGGCGGCAACCGAAGTCAGTTCAGTCACGGCTTTCAGGGCCTGCTCCGGGCGCTTATCAGCCATCAGGGCACGGTACCTGTTTTGCAGGAACGCGCGGGTAAGGGCAGTATCGTTCTCACCCGTCATTTCATCCCAGACTTTTTTGCCGACAGTAGCTTCGGCATCAGCAATACCCTCTACCCCGGCAGCCTTCAGTTCTGCATCCACGCGGTGCTGGTAACGGTCGTTTAAAACCCGTGTCTGCTGCTCCTGCATATTGTGGACAAATCCGGGGCTGGCCCGGTACAGCGCTGTTTTCCAGGGAGTCCACTGTGCCAGCCAGGTGGGAAACGCCCGTTTTTCCCGCTCTCTGACCTGTACCAGTGCCCGATCCAGGTCTTCCTGCGTCACGCCGGAGACGTCACCATAGCGCATTCTTTCTCCCGCAGAGGTCAGCCTCAGTGCATCGCGCAGGCCGGTCTGGTATGCCAGGTAAACCTCAACTTCATCAACGAACCGGAGCGTATTAACCTTGTCACGGGCTACCTGCTCAAGCTGTTCAAGGCGGAACATCTCACAGCCGACAATCATTAATTCCGGCAGTCTGTCGTCCCAGGCACCGTTCTCAACGTCATACACCAGCGCCACTTTCTGCATATCGTTCCAGGCGAGCGTCACCCTGTCTTCACAGCTTGTGGTGGCCTCCTGAGCCACGGTGAATGTTGTCTCCCGCAGCGCGGGGGTTTCTGCCAGCCGGGTCAGCCAGTCAGACACTCGCGCCTTAAATGCCGGATTTTCTTGTGCGTTTTGGGTTTCGCCCAGGCGGCTGAGGAACGCGCTGAAGGTCGCTGCGTTTTCCTCCTTTTCAATGGCTGCCCATGTGCTGTCTGATGACTGTGCTGACAGCCAGTCTCTCACAGATTCAGTCAGGGGACGGGGCGCGACACCAGACCCGTCTTCTGACAGGGAGAAAAAGATTTGTGGTCCGGTATAATCTGCTAACTGATCAATATCAATTAGTCCACGTATGCTTCGTTCTGAAAGCGGATTACCTTCAACAAAAATTTCCATATCTGGTGAAAGACGCCAGATGGAAGTCGGAAGAGTGTGCAACTGATTATATTGTAAGTCCAAGTGCCGCAGATTATCAGGTAAATTACCTGGTAGAGTTGATAAGTTATTTTCAGCTAAATTAAGCTCCTCTATATTATCAAGCAGGTTACCAGGAATTCTTTCTATTTGATTGTTCTCTAATGAAAGATCAATAAGTCTGTGAGGTAAATTTACGGGGATTTCTGTAAATTCGTTATCGGAAGCATTAATAACGATCAGTGTCTCTGGTAAATTATCAGGTAATTTACTGAGGTGGTTGCCATAAGCAATTAATTCCCTAATTTGTGGAGGAAGTAATTCGGGCAACGAACTAAGCTGCAGTTCAGCCAGGTCAAGCAACTCTCTGCCTGTTTCCTGACACTCGCGCATTCTTGCCACTGCGATGTCCCGTTTCTCCCCCATACCTGGCATGGCATTTTCTTCCCACTCAGACCAGAGTGCATAATACTCATCGGGTCTGAGTGGAACGGTGGCAGTCTGAGAAACACTGCTGGATGAAGGGGCATCCCCTGTAGAACGAAGATACGTCTGTACAGGCAAATCAGGGTTGTTATTGACAGGAAGCATACACTCTCTTATTTGTTCTCATGAAAGGGGTATTTTGGCTGGTTAAAGAGAAGCTATTTAAAAACCAACCTGGTGGCAAATATTATTGCTTCTGGTGTTTACAGTGTTAGCCATCTTTAAAATCTGGCTGTAGTGTATCAGCGTTCGAGCTAAAAAATGCAGGCGACAGCGGTTGTTACAAAGCTCGCTGAAGGTGGGGGTCGCCGGTCGCCCGGCGTAGCCGGTTCAGTGTTGATAGGTATCGCCTATCCCATCCCTTGCCCTGTTAAGCCAACCCCGCTTCCAGCGATAACAGAGTTTCTGTGCGCGGTCGGAGTGGTCACGACAAGGCTGTAAGCCGCAGTCGGGGCGTATCTCCGCGTTAGCGGGCCGTCAGGGCCGCTTACGCGCGTGTATGTCTTTCTGCCAGCAATACCTCCCTAAAAAGGTGTCCTTATTTTCTGTTATTGCTCCGAGTTTAAACATGTCTCTCGCCCTGAGCAGAGCGAAGGGAGCTACCTATTTTTTGTTCTGAGCGCGTGGACGCGACGCGTCCGCTGCTGGCGAAGGCATTATCCACAGAGGCTTGCCTCGTTCTTTTTCTTTTTCAGTCAAAAGAATTTAAAACAGTGATATTGCATGTACGGGTTATCGGGTCGCGCAAGGGAACTTCCCCCCTGCGCTCCCACGGAACCGGACGTGACAGTCTCCCGTCATCCGGCTCTTGTCGTTGACCACTCACGCCGCGTACAAATTTCCCAGTGTGCAAACAGACCGGGCCTGGCGCGCTGTATCCGTCTTAACCATTCATATGCCTGAGCCAGACTACCGTGGACCCGCTTATATTTGCGGGCGACCCATTTCGCAAGGTGCAGATCTACATGAGTGGCTATACAGTTCATTGCTGAACGATAAAAGTGACCATAGTACTTAACCCAGCCCCGTAACATGGGGTTGAGCCAACGGGCCATGACTTCCAGCGATAACGGCGTTTTGTGGCTCAGATCCCAGCCCCGTACCGTCTGCCGGATTGCCTTCGCAGCTCTGCCGCTCATTGCTGGCAGGAAATTCACCGACAGCTCTCCCTCTTTCGAGAAGGACTTTCTTGGCCTGAACGTATAGCCCACAAAGTCGAAGCTGATTTCAGGATATGCTTCCGTTCTTTCCCTGTCCTTGCAGTAAACGACTTTAGTCTTGCCCGGACTCATCTCCAGCTTACACTCAGCCAGCCGTTTTCTGAGCCTGCCACGCAGCATCATTGCCTGAGCATGACTCTTGCAGTGAATGACTACATCATCAGCGTATCGCTCGAACCGGACGACGGGGAATTCCCGCGTCATCCACATATCGAATGCATAATGCAGAAACAGATTGGCAAGTAATGGACTAATGACTCCGCCCTGAGGCGTTCCCTTGTCCCTCATCTGCACCGTTCCGTCCGGCATACACACCGATGCGGTCAGCCATCGCTCAATGTAGAGTTTCACCCATCTGCAGTCCGTATGCCTGCACACCGCTCTCATCAGGAGTTCGTGATCGATATTGTCGAAGAACCCCTTGATGTCCACGTCCAGCACCCAGTCAGTACGCCAGCATCGATGCCGGGCCATCCTCAGGGCATCGTGCGCAGATTTGTGCGGGCGATAGCCATAAGAGTCATTGTGGAACAGTGCCTCCAGAATCGGCTCCAGCATGTCTTTGACAACCATCTGCGCAATGCGATCCGAGACTGTGGGGATCCCCAGGGGTCTCGTTCCACCCGTCGCCTTGGGTATATCAACACGCCGAACCGCTGGCGGCATATAGCTGCCCGAGGCCATTCGGTTCCAGATTTTGTACAAGTTCCCCACGAGGTTCCTATCAAATTCCTCAATCGACTGACCATCGATCCCAGCACTGCCTTTGTTGGCTTTTACTTTCTTGTACGCGCTCCAGACGGCATGTCTGGATAACGCAAACGGTTTGGACTGGTTCACAGGCTCCTCCCGCTTATGCGGTTGGCCTGCAGTACAGCCCCAACGACTGGCCCCCTTCGCTCCACGTCCATTACAGACGCTTCATCACTACTACGGAACCATCTGCCCCTGTGCCCCGCATTGGTACTCTGGCGCTCGCAGGGTTTCTGCTCGACGCCGCTCCCTTCGCATCGGGACGACAGGTTCCCACGTTCCATGCCAGAGCCTGTGTTGTGCTCATGCTGTCTATATGCCGGATGCCGACCAGCCAGTAACCAGATAACCGCTGGACTTATCACGCACCGCTTAGAAAGCGCGTTTTTGACATCATCTTGTTCCTTTCGACACTGCATCTACAGTTCACTCTCGTTCATCTTCACAACACATACATGACGCATCTGACTGCGCCTTTTCCCTGACGCTCACCACCACCGCTCTTAACGGCAGCAGCTCAGGGTAGTTTGAAGGCTGCATCTGGACACCGCCTCCGAGGGGCCGCCCCTCATCTCTCGCACAGCATTGCACCCTTATTTGCCATAGGGTACATTCGTGGCACACCTATGCCGGAACCCCAGAAAATTCCGTCACCAAAGCTAAAGCTCATCTGGTTTGCATGACGTTGAATAGATTACGGGTTATGTGACATGGTTCAGCATCAAAATGATTGCAGTATTGGTCGTCACTCAACCGGTCGTTTATGTGATAGCCCCACCAACACTGGTCGCGGAAAAATCTAGGTTTCCGGCATAGGTGTGCCACGAATGTACCCTATGGCAAATAAGGGTGCAATGCTGTGCGAGAGATGAGGGGCGGCCCCTCGGAGGCGGTGTCCAGATGCAGCCTTCAAACTACCCTGAGCTGCTGCCGTTAAGAGCGGTGGTGGTGAGCGTCAGGGAAAAGGCGCAGTCAGATGCGTCATGTATGTGTTGTGAAGATGAACGAGAGTGAACTGTAGATGCAGTGTCGAAAGGAACAAGATGATGTCAAAAACGCGCTTTCTAAGCGGTGCGTGATAAGTCCAGCGGTTATCTGGTTACTGGCTGGTCGGCATCCGGCATATAGACAGCATGAGCACAACACAGGCTCTGGCATGGAACGTGGGAACCTGTCGTCCCGATGCGAAGGGAGCGGCGTCGAGCAGAAACCCTGCGAGCGCCAGAGTACCAATGCGGGGCACAGGGGCAGATGGTTCCGTAGTAGTGATGAAGCGTCTGTAATGGACGTGGAGCGAAGGGGGCCAGTCGTTGGGGCTGTACTGCAGGCCAACCGCATAAGCGGGAGGAGCCTGTGAACCAGTCCAAACCGTTTGCGTTATCCAGACATGCCGTCTGGAGCGCGTACAAGAAAGTAAAAGCCAACAAAGGCAGTGCTGGGATCGATGGTCAGTCGATTGAGGAATTTGATAGGAACCTCGTGGGGAACTTGTACAAAATCTGGAACCGAATGGCCTCGGGCAGCTATATGCCGCCAGCGGTTCGGCGTGTTGATATACCCAAGGCGACGGGTGGAACGAGACCCCTGGGGATCCCCACAGTCTCGGATCGCATTGCGCAGATGGTTGTCAAAGACATGCTGGAGCCGATTCTGGAGGCACTGTTCCACAATGACTCTTATGGCTATCGCCCGCACAAATCTGCGCACGATGCCCTGAGGATGGCCCGGCATCGATGCTGGCGTACTGACTGGGTGCTGGACGTGGACATCAAGGGGTTCTTCGACAATATCGATCACGAACTCCTGATGAGAGCGGTGTGCAGGCATACGGACTGCAGATGGGTGAAACTCTACATTGAGCGATGGCTGACCGCATCGGTGTGTATGCCGGACGGAACGGTGCAGATGAGGGACAAGGGAACGCCTCAGGGCGGAGTCATTAGTCCATTACTTGCCAATCTGTTTCTGCATTATGCATTCGATATGTGGATGACGCGGGAATTCCCCGTCGTCCGGTTCGAGCGATACGCTGATGATGTAGTCATTCACTGCAAGAGTCATGCTCAGGCAATGATGCTGCGTGGCAGGCTCAGAAAACGGCTGGCTGAGTGTAAGCTGGAGATGAGTCCGGGCAAGACTAAAGTCGTTTACTGCAAGGACAGGGAAAGAACGGAAGCATATCCTGAAATCAGCTTCGACTTTGTGGGCTATACGTTCAGGCCAAGAAAGTCCTTCTCGAAAGAGGGAGAGCTGTCGGTGAATTTCCTGCCAGCAATGAGCGGCAGAGCTGCGAAGGCAATCCGGCAGACGGTACGGGGCTGGGATCTGAGCCACAAAACGCCGTTATCGCTGGAAGTCATGGCCCGTTGGCTCAACCCCATGTTACGGGGCTGGGTTAAGTACTATGGTCACTTTTATCGTTCAGCAATGAACTGTATAGCCACTCATGTAGATCTGCACCTTGCGAAATGGGTCGCCCGCAAATATAAGCGGGTCCACGGTAGTCTGGCTCAGGCATATGAATGGTTAAGACGGATACAGCGCGCCAGGCCCGGTCTGTTTGCACACTGGGAAATTTGTACGCGGCGTGAGTG
The nucleotide sequence above comes from Serratia symbiotica. Encoded proteins:
- a CDS encoding helix-turn-helix domain-containing protein, coding for MTNSILDSLSLPAKGEIEAAVRGQRELAAYLSTKTETQKIAIQDADNITHQIELPTSSLTLLMSILGELALGNAVQVVPVHAELTTQEAANILNVSRPHMVKLLEDGKMRFHKTGRHRRVLFADLMEYKDQRYRESNKAMQELADLSQELELY
- a CDS encoding IS481 family transposase, with translation MLQTTNPVIKHKTGLLNLAEELSNVSKACKIMGVSRDTFYRYRELADEGGVDSLINRSRRTPNLKNRTNDATECAVVNYAVDFPAHGQHRTSNELRKQGVFISGSGVRSVWLRHNLENFKKRLKALEEKVVREGIELTDSQIAALERKACDDEVCGEIETAHPGYLGSQDTFYVGNLKGVGRIYQQTFVDTYSKVAHCKLYVTKTPITAAELLNDRVLPFYASQGLPMLRILTDRGTEYCGKVEQHDYQLYLAINDIDHTKTKARSPQTNGICERFHRTILQEFYQVAFRKKLYGELDALQSDLDEWLAHYNNERTHQGKMCCGRTPMETLLDGKRIWAEKNLSQM
- the ltrA gene encoding group II intron reverse transcriptase/maturase translates to MNQSKPFALSRHAVWSAYKKVKANKGSAGIDGQSIEEFDRNLVGNLYKIWNRMASGSYMPPAVRRVDIPKATGGTRPLGIPTVSDRIAQMVVKDMLEPILEALFHNDSYGYRPHKSAHDALRMARHRCWRTDWVLDVDIKGFFDNIDHELLMRAVCRHTDCRWVKLYIERWLTASVCMPDGTVQMRDKGTPQGGVISPLLANLFLHYAFDMWMTREFPVVRFERYADDVVIHCKSHAQAMMLRGRLRKRLAECKLEMSPGKTKVVYCKDRERTEAYPEISFDFVGYTFRPRKSFSKEGELSVNFLPAMSGRAAKAIRQTVRGWDLSHKTPLSLEVMARWLNPMLRGWVKYYGHFYRSAMNCIATHVDLHLAKWVARKYKRVHGSLAQAYEWLRRIQRARPGLFAHWEICTRREWSTTRAG
- a CDS encoding PIN domain-containing protein, encoding MNYTPYPVILDACVLYPSFLRDLLIRLGLTGMYQPKWSATIEDEWQRNLLATRADLTPEQIQRTATLMNKAVPDAMIIDFEPLIDSVDLPDVDDRHVVAAAVRSNAEIIVTFNLKDFPASALDAFGIEALHPDDFVMDMFDLNRALVLSAVTTQRSNLRKPPMSVDGYLEALLRQGMAQTVKELGKYRLLI
- a CDS encoding division plane positioning ATPase MipZ; the encoded protein is MGKILLVVSDKGGVGKSTYVANTASMLVNRAKSVIILKTDKNNDLLSWNEKRQGHGLPIVTVYEAYGNVSKEIKRLSKLCDVLIVDCPGHDSLEFRSALTVSDTMITLVKASSDFESETLTSVTEKVRMAQKSNSALQPWVLLTRINPSKPRHIKAAIELDKLLRSDSVWIQPLKTRMSELDVFESACNEGAGVHDVSRASSLTKAKAQIELLAQEIGII
- the ltrA gene encoding group II intron reverse transcriptase/maturase translates to MNQSKPFALSRHAVWSAYKKVKANKGSAGIDGQSIEEFDRNLVGNLYKIWNRMASGSYMPPAVRRVDIPKATGGTRPLGIPTVSDRIAQMVVKDMLEPILEALFHNDSYGYRPHKSAHDALRMARHRCWRTDWVLDVDIKGFFDNIDHELLMRAVCRHTDCRWVKLYIERWLTASVCMPDGTVQMRDKGTPQGGVISPLLANLFLHYAFDMWMTREFPVVRFERYADDVVIHCKSHAQAMMLRGRLRKRLAECKLEMSPGKTKVVYCKDRERTEAYPEISFDFVGYTFRPRKSFSKEGELSVNFLPAMSGRAAKAIRQTVRGWDLSHKTPLSLEVMARWLNPMLRGWVKYYGHFYRSAMNCIATHVDLHLAKWVARKYKRVHGSLAQAYEWLRRIQRARPGLFAHWEICTRREWSTTRAG
- a CDS encoding NEL-type E3 ubiquitin ligase domain-containing protein, translated to MEIFVEGNPLSERSIRGLIDIDQLADYTGPQIFFSLSEDGSGVAPRPLTESVRDWLSAQSSDSTWAAIEKEENAATFSAFLSRLGETQNAQENPAFKARVSDWLTRLAETPALRETTFTVAQEATTSCEDRVTLAWNDMQKVALVYDVENGAWDDRLPELMIVGCEMFRLEQLEQVARDKVNTLRFVDEVEVYLAYQTGLRDALRLTSAGERMRYGDVSGVTQEDLDRALVQVREREKRAFPTWLAQWTPWKTALYRASPGFVHNMQEQQTRVLNDRYQHRVDAELKAAGVEGIADAEATVGKKVWDEMTGENDTALTRAFLQNRYRALMADKRPEQALKAVTELTSVAASAPAVAAMAVRPGNVNEAHPGSLLAARVAEGGMAPLAEAWVSLLHLLYENKYLDKEGVISALLPHKKQDRVGSLAHAIAGAAWNSEAATKLCALLSDVAGSDENSRQDIMARLSLKLPGDRFSQLNPDQAADFYERAKKADKLSRNEAAKAHLKEGGLIPESRELYRMVSRAQTGVWRTKNPKSSFEALQEEIKEKITPQVLVLLHTAMAREKAELDRAKITTREQLDGQGKEAKKRTQQAPPHIQNRQEETVDWEMAQAAKRQRNQEEVAG